Proteins encoded together in one Cohaesibacter intestini window:
- a CDS encoding DUF6538 domain-containing protein has product MRKEDRYLQERGRRWHYVRRVPVDVAKHYDEAMIRRSLDTDHLGTARLRRDATEKADDDYWTELRMEGQTTPVAVRRYEAAISRAKAMRFDYIPSDKLALPENVEELVRRIEKLTENGKPRSNEVSALLGRVGEPDVYLEDVLKHVMETVEAQKLAAKDQEGRDDWRKQRLASIDLFHEVVGRAPIHLIGQDEGLQFYDYLVQRVTGQHPTESQIGGNYANRHIGNIRKPLNQYHAHLKIKGYENPLEGFSFDNDQEGTKEPFLVEEIQAAFLTAGKHEGMHVEVRLLAYLLVETGARMAELLTMRAKDIELDHEIPHLKIFKRSGKTVKNHNSERIIPLVGVALAAAKKIKENDGFPHYRVKRKTLSSNANKLFRVRGLFGEGQSLGSLRHSFEDRLKEAHVDEEMRKYLMGHDIDREIYGKFGSLKLKQEAVKSIQLEFDADLLDDI; this is encoded by the coding sequence ATGCGCAAAGAAGATCGCTACCTGCAAGAACGTGGGAGGCGCTGGCATTATGTACGGCGCGTTCCTGTTGATGTTGCTAAACACTATGATGAAGCCATGATTCGCAGATCTCTCGATACGGATCATTTGGGCACGGCGCGCTTGCGCCGCGATGCAACTGAGAAGGCAGACGATGATTACTGGACCGAATTGCGAATGGAAGGGCAAACAACACCTGTGGCCGTTCGTCGTTATGAAGCAGCGATCTCGCGCGCCAAGGCTATGCGTTTCGACTACATCCCCTCTGATAAACTTGCCCTGCCCGAGAACGTTGAGGAGCTTGTCAGGCGCATTGAAAAGCTAACCGAGAATGGTAAGCCAAGATCGAATGAAGTCTCGGCCTTGTTGGGACGGGTTGGGGAGCCTGATGTTTATCTGGAAGATGTCCTAAAACACGTAATGGAAACGGTTGAGGCGCAAAAGCTTGCAGCAAAAGATCAGGAAGGCCGGGATGATTGGCGGAAGCAAAGGCTGGCGTCTATTGATCTATTTCATGAGGTGGTCGGCCGTGCTCCTATCCATCTGATCGGTCAGGACGAGGGCCTCCAGTTTTATGACTACTTGGTTCAGCGGGTAACAGGACAGCATCCAACAGAAAGCCAGATTGGCGGAAACTATGCCAACCGACATATTGGCAACATTCGCAAACCGCTCAATCAGTATCATGCGCATTTGAAAATCAAGGGATATGAGAATCCACTAGAGGGTTTTTCCTTCGATAACGACCAGGAAGGAACCAAGGAACCATTCTTGGTCGAGGAGATTCAAGCGGCTTTTCTGACAGCTGGAAAGCATGAGGGGATGCATGTCGAGGTGCGCTTGCTGGCCTATCTATTGGTAGAGACTGGTGCTCGCATGGCTGAACTGTTGACCATGCGCGCCAAGGATATCGAGCTAGATCATGAAATCCCGCATCTCAAGATCTTCAAGCGATCCGGCAAGACGGTTAAAAATCACAATTCAGAGCGCATAATTCCTTTGGTGGGGGTTGCGCTTGCAGCTGCCAAAAAGATCAAAGAAAATGACGGCTTCCCGCATTACAGGGTTAAGCGCAAAACGCTTTCGTCGAATGCTAACAAGCTCTTTCGAGTGCGCGGGTTGTTTGGCGAGGGTCAATCGCTGGGTAGCTTGCGACACAGCTTTGAAGATCGGTTGAAAGAAGCGCATGTAGATGAGGAAATGCGCAAATACCTGATGGGACACGATATTGATCGCGAAATATACGGTAAATTTGGTAGCTTGAAGCTGAAACAGGAGGCTGTGAAATCTATTCAGTTGGAGTTTGATGCGGATCTGCTTGACGATATTTAG
- a CDS encoding phasin family protein produces MTTAAKKAPVRKKAPAKAAAAATSSKDVKAAAAASPAEEAKTPAAEPKAAAPKARKTAGEAPAVAAGLFAMPSFDMPTSLASHEMTDLAEKSIANARDLYEQAKSSFEDQTSAVEKSFELATESSRDIQGKMVDAARANMDAGFSFLNGLIAAKSISEAIELQTSFAAKQFETLSAQGKDIQDGLTKSMEEATVPMKAAAGKAMESLKIAG; encoded by the coding sequence ATGACCACCGCCGCCAAGAAAGCGCCCGTTCGTAAAAAGGCCCCGGCCAAGGCTGCTGCCGCGGCCACTTCGTCCAAGGATGTCAAGGCTGCTGCCGCGGCTAGTCCCGCCGAGGAAGCCAAGACGCCAGCCGCCGAACCCAAGGCCGCAGCTCCAAAGGCGCGCAAAACTGCTGGGGAAGCACCCGCTGTTGCCGCCGGTCTGTTTGCGATGCCATCCTTTGACATGCCAACGTCGCTTGCATCCCATGAGATGACAGATCTCGCTGAGAAATCCATCGCCAATGCCCGTGATCTCTATGAACAGGCAAAATCCAGCTTCGAAGATCAGACCAGTGCTGTCGAGAAAAGCTTTGAACTGGCGACCGAAAGCTCCCGTGATATCCAAGGCAAGATGGTGGATGCAGCCAGAGCCAATATGGATGCCGGCTTTTCTTTCCTCAATGGCCTGATCGCCGCCAAGAGCATCAGCGAAGCCATTGAGCTACAGACCAGCTTTGCAGCCAAGCAGTTCGAAACCCTGTCTGCGCAAGGAAAAGATATTCAGGACGGCCTGACCAAGAGCATGGAAGAAGCAACCGTTCCCATGAAAGCGGCTGCTGGCAAGGCCATGGAAAGCCTGAAAATCGCTGGCTGA
- a CDS encoding phasin family protein encodes MMKTPENFEVPAQVREMAEKGVEQARKAYDEFASAASEAASKAETSAESMRNGAVDLNKKALAATEESMNASFDLATNLVKAKDIQEVLELQTKYVQSQMQRFGEVARELGEAATKTAVDATKKD; translated from the coding sequence ATGATGAAGACCCCAGAAAATTTTGAAGTTCCGGCACAGGTTCGTGAAATGGCAGAAAAAGGCGTCGAGCAGGCTCGCAAGGCTTATGACGAGTTTGCCTCTGCAGCCAGCGAAGCGGCATCCAAGGCTGAAACCTCTGCCGAAAGCATGCGCAATGGCGCTGTTGACCTCAACAAGAAAGCACTGGCTGCGACCGAAGAGAGCATGAATGCCTCCTTCGATCTGGCAACCAATCTGGTAAAAGCCAAAGACATTCAAGAAGTTCTGGAACTGCAGACCAAATATGTCCAGTCCCAGATGCAGCGCTTCGGTGAAGTGGCACGCGAACTTGGCGAAGCCGCAACCAAAACCGCAGTCGACGCGACCAAAAAAGACTGA
- a CDS encoding ATP-binding protein: MEFTRPASLAMPYLTLTAHPTIGAVLLDSRPAWVWNGEGNRILWANAAGLAFFGEVSMDAMLNRSFGDVHPARRHLARLVRNARSNAPMLDRLRFFLGAEAITCNCLCKRLEVEGEGVLLVIATDYPALGNDDVERGQALLEALSAEQDIAAACLDDQLAPLAKSGAIDAILSDQDIIKGLASGANTPLRLVSKPLGEEEASPVTTLVRIGDAEHTRYLLVHYQGQSEADRRAEDHALLMAELGDSAEAESEQSAIDQGADVFASTFGMHDVARGMEHLKAELEKVDKARDSDLTPFHEDGSADKPVPPSPDPAIGSNIYTLPRAADRGAAKQKPDIEPSGGTGPERKAPPEADAQSLADALDKGGIYHFVWESDEVGRFSYVSKDLAKAVGPDNAAIIGKTWQELADGLEMDMEGTISRAFESRDTWVGLTVQWPVAGLATRVEVELTGLPIFGRYHGFKGFRGFGMCNTKLKRSDGRNEGPADAPLQSDTNRHQSDTTLPQFHDNREIMSEELLRAVNDAVAAAESLISPDVGSNKEALTPHSDPNGDRAMSDDQIETGGNEQNFAPSGLGASQIHASSGGDDTNTGGPASPSDDQASKGQGPDPYHRVRDLLTESAHGVKAFEPTKPQMPEPPAKDGQALSDGEKDAFDEIAAALGGSEFDHSLPEEEIDEDYEEFDDPIATMDDDTDDKAGDLPSMDRLTAKATDKIADNPDIDQARLQQALQTRSQGDATLKSAASSAFREIFAMDPAFRHMRERLAQAADKSKSPATAQTEQAREHQKLLEAVQALADGGDLHAAKAPEERPDSPEQIGVVAASQEPEAVAVGEDTEATEDVGAALADQPQDEALALDLPEATSAEQDLELAELELLDGVTDTVSIVEETEEPDSDTADTSAAPSQALAAATAAASMAGASLWDRADKTSPLIDLLNKLSVAMIVSADNRILFASRKALSLLGFDSASALEEAGGMEGLFSGRPGDWLTKTNGRTTLRGAGARPFSALATISSINWGDIPAALLSFEEAPDQPQAMGISEEDEKIAELEAILDTATDGVVVLDGDGHVLRMNHSAEALFEVDRHEVAGGSFLGLLAEESHKTAIDYLNSLSKNGLASVLNDGRDVIGVIASGGLIPLHVTMGRVNIPGTERFCAVLRDNSQHKRSEEELLTGKILAENANKQKSTFLAKVSHEIRTPLNAIIGFAEVMMEERFGPVGSERYKDYLRDIKTSGNHIMSLINDLLDLSKVEAGKMDLQFEATHLNRLVAETVSLMQQQANRQHIIIRTSLASELPQIAGDQRSLRQIVLNLLSNAVKFTHAGGQVILSTVHEENGDVVLRIRDTGIGMSEKDLVTALEPFRQVSSVRDSAQGTGLGLPLTKALVEANRGCLTLKSKPGEGTLVEVSFPAERVVEPQD; encoded by the coding sequence ATGGAATTTACTCGCCCGGCCAGTTTGGCCATGCCTTATCTGACGCTGACCGCGCATCCGACCATCGGAGCGGTTCTGCTCGATTCGCGCCCTGCCTGGGTGTGGAATGGCGAGGGCAACCGGATTCTGTGGGCCAATGCGGCTGGTCTGGCCTTCTTTGGTGAGGTCAGCATGGACGCCATGCTGAACCGCAGCTTCGGTGACGTACACCCGGCAAGACGCCATCTGGCGCGGCTGGTCCGCAACGCCCGGTCCAATGCACCGATGCTTGATCGATTGCGCTTTTTCCTCGGCGCCGAGGCCATCACCTGCAATTGCCTTTGCAAACGACTAGAGGTCGAGGGTGAAGGGGTTTTGCTGGTGATTGCCACCGATTATCCGGCGCTTGGCAACGATGACGTGGAGCGTGGTCAGGCCCTGCTTGAGGCTTTATCCGCTGAACAGGACATTGCGGCGGCCTGCCTTGATGACCAGCTCGCCCCGCTGGCCAAGTCCGGGGCGATTGATGCCATTCTGTCCGATCAGGACATCATCAAGGGGTTGGCATCCGGAGCCAACACGCCTTTGCGCCTCGTCTCGAAACCGCTGGGTGAGGAGGAAGCAAGCCCGGTGACGACACTCGTGCGCATCGGCGACGCAGAGCATACACGCTATTTGCTGGTCCACTATCAAGGCCAGAGCGAAGCGGATCGCCGGGCCGAAGACCATGCTCTGCTGATGGCGGAACTTGGCGATAGCGCCGAAGCCGAATCCGAGCAATCAGCCATTGATCAGGGCGCCGATGTTTTTGCCTCTACCTTCGGCATGCATGATGTGGCCCGAGGCATGGAGCATTTGAAGGCCGAGCTGGAAAAGGTAGACAAGGCCAGGGACAGCGATCTGACCCCGTTCCATGAGGATGGCTCGGCGGACAAACCGGTGCCCCCCTCCCCCGATCCGGCCATAGGGTCAAACATCTACACTTTGCCGCGCGCAGCTGATCGAGGGGCCGCAAAACAGAAACCGGATATCGAGCCCTCTGGCGGGACAGGTCCGGAGCGCAAGGCGCCACCTGAAGCGGATGCGCAGTCGCTGGCCGATGCGCTGGACAAGGGTGGCATCTATCATTTCGTGTGGGAAAGCGATGAAGTGGGCCGCTTCAGTTATGTCTCAAAGGATCTGGCCAAAGCGGTCGGCCCGGACAATGCGGCCATCATTGGCAAGACATGGCAGGAACTGGCCGACGGCCTGGAAATGGATATGGAAGGGACCATCTCGCGTGCCTTCGAGAGCCGCGACACCTGGGTGGGGCTGACCGTCCAATGGCCCGTCGCTGGACTAGCAACAAGGGTCGAGGTTGAGTTGACCGGCTTGCCGATCTTCGGGCGGTATCACGGCTTCAAGGGGTTTCGTGGCTTTGGCATGTGCAATACCAAGCTCAAACGCAGCGACGGGCGCAACGAAGGACCTGCTGATGCGCCGTTACAAAGCGACACAAACCGCCATCAGAGCGACACAACGTTGCCACAGTTTCACGACAATCGAGAAATAATGTCAGAAGAATTGCTGCGCGCGGTCAACGACGCCGTCGCTGCAGCTGAGTCCCTGATTTCGCCAGATGTGGGCAGCAACAAAGAGGCGCTGACGCCACATTCGGATCCGAATGGAGACCGCGCCATGTCTGATGACCAGATTGAGACTGGAGGCAACGAGCAAAATTTTGCCCCTTCGGGCCTTGGCGCGTCGCAGATTCACGCATCGAGCGGCGGCGACGATACGAACACCGGCGGCCCTGCCTCACCTTCGGACGATCAAGCAAGCAAGGGTCAAGGTCCTGACCCCTATCACCGGGTGCGCGATTTGTTGACCGAGTCCGCGCATGGGGTGAAGGCTTTCGAACCAACGAAACCACAAATGCCAGAGCCTCCTGCAAAAGACGGTCAGGCCCTGAGCGATGGCGAAAAGGATGCGTTCGACGAAATTGCCGCGGCTCTGGGCGGGTCTGAGTTCGATCACAGCCTGCCGGAAGAGGAAATCGACGAGGACTACGAAGAGTTCGACGATCCAATTGCCACAATGGATGACGATACAGATGACAAGGCTGGCGACCTGCCGTCAATGGACCGCTTGACCGCCAAGGCAACCGACAAAATCGCGGACAATCCAGATATTGATCAGGCACGACTTCAGCAGGCGCTTCAGACCCGTTCTCAAGGGGATGCGACCCTGAAATCTGCGGCCAGCTCAGCCTTCCGCGAGATTTTCGCGATGGACCCAGCCTTCCGCCATATGCGTGAGCGGCTGGCACAGGCCGCTGATAAATCCAAGTCGCCGGCAACAGCCCAGACCGAACAGGCGCGTGAACATCAAAAACTGCTTGAAGCGGTGCAAGCCCTTGCCGATGGCGGGGATCTGCATGCCGCAAAAGCACCTGAAGAGCGGCCCGATAGTCCCGAACAGATTGGCGTGGTTGCGGCATCTCAAGAGCCTGAGGCTGTCGCGGTTGGAGAGGATACAGAAGCTACAGAAGATGTAGGCGCTGCACTGGCGGATCAGCCCCAAGACGAAGCATTGGCGCTCGATCTGCCCGAAGCCACATCCGCAGAACAGGATCTGGAGCTGGCCGAGCTGGAATTGCTTGATGGTGTCACCGACACTGTGTCAATCGTAGAGGAAACAGAGGAGCCGGACAGTGACACGGCTGACACCTCAGCTGCACCATCGCAGGCCTTGGCAGCGGCAACGGCTGCTGCATCAATGGCCGGAGCCAGCCTCTGGGATCGCGCGGATAAGACCTCGCCGCTCATCGATCTGTTGAACAAACTGTCGGTTGCGATGATTGTTTCCGCAGACAATCGCATTCTGTTTGCCTCGCGCAAGGCCCTGTCCTTGTTGGGCTTTGACAGCGCTTCAGCATTGGAAGAGGCCGGAGGCATGGAAGGTCTGTTTTCCGGTCGGCCGGGGGACTGGCTGACAAAAACCAATGGCCGCACCACCCTGCGTGGGGCAGGTGCCCGACCGTTCTCGGCATTGGCCACCATTTCTTCGATCAATTGGGGCGATATTCCGGCCGCGTTGCTCAGTTTCGAGGAAGCGCCCGATCAACCCCAAGCGATGGGCATTTCGGAAGAAGACGAAAAGATTGCCGAACTGGAAGCCATTCTCGACACCGCCACCGACGGCGTTGTGGTTCTGGATGGCGATGGACATGTGTTGCGGATGAACCACAGCGCCGAAGCCCTGTTCGAGGTGGATCGCCATGAAGTGGCGGGTGGCAGCTTCCTTGGCTTGCTGGCTGAGGAAAGTCACAAGACCGCAATCGATTATCTCAACAGTCTGAGCAAGAATGGCCTTGCTAGCGTTTTGAATGACGGACGCGATGTGATCGGCGTGATTGCATCGGGCGGCCTCATTCCGCTTCACGTCACCATGGGCCGGGTGAATATTCCAGGCACCGAGCGCTTCTGCGCGGTGCTGCGCGACAATAGCCAGCACAAGCGCTCGGAAGAGGAACTGTTGACGGGGAAAATCCTCGCCGAGAATGCCAACAAGCAGAAATCGACCTTCCTTGCCAAGGTCAGCCACGAAATCCGCACACCGCTCAATGCCATTATCGGCTTTGCAGAGGTAATGATGGAGGAACGCTTCGGCCCTGTTGGCAGTGAACGCTACAAGGATTATCTCAGAGACATCAAGACCTCCGGCAATCACATCATGAGCCTGATCAATGACCTTCTGGACTTGTCCAAGGTGGAAGCAGGCAAGATGGACTTGCAGTTCGAGGCGACGCATCTCAATCGGCTTGTGGCAGAGACTGTCAGCCTGATGCAGCAACAGGCAAACCGACAGCACATCATCATCCGGACGTCGCTGGCCTCAGAGTTGCCCCAGATTGCAGGCGACCAGCGTTCCCTGCGCCAGATCGTGCTCAATCTACTATCGAACGCCGTGAAATTTACCCATGCTGGCGGGCAGGTGATCCTGTCGACGGTGCATGAGGAGAATGGCGATGTGGTGCTGCGAATCCGCGACACCGGTATCGGCATGAGCGAGAAGGATCTGGTGACGGCGCTTGAGCCATTCCGGCAGGTTTCCTCCGTGCGCGATTCCGCTCAAGGCACTGGGCTCGGCCTACCATTGACCAAGGCGTTAGTAGAGGCCAATCGCGGATGTCTGACCCTGAAAAGCAAGCCGGGTGAAGGCACACTGGTCGAAGTCAGCTTCCCGGCAGAGCGCGTGGTGGAGCCGCAGGACTAA